A single genomic interval of Alistipes provencensis harbors:
- a CDS encoding FecR family protein, whose protein sequence is MLVGNIISFIKAGRLLGRFFVSKTSPHEREQLKLRLRELEHEDKVRIVGKILNAEELESRRVIRAECDVERAWEQVQRRMEERKGQRRLKRYSLMLQSAVSLAAAVLIACGVIYYTHVGRQKRVMAQIAQIKPEGQHAVLYLADGASVDLGLRDSIAVRTETGVEVEMTGENSLAYKPRKTQSQKQEEVPEEYNTLVTPRGSEYSLTLADGTQVWLNAASRLRFFTSDRGRERRVWLEGEAYFEVAHDARRPFIVESGGQSIRVLGTRFNINSYEGDRAIYTTLVEGSVAIAPLTGGDAVTLEPGQQAEYSRRNGGAIAVKAVDTSLATAWMNGTFIFAHASVTEIMENLSRWYSFEFEVSPLLDGLRFSGQFPRCENLDKILSIIASTGTGMQIDYDGTKITLR, encoded by the coding sequence GTGTTAGTCGGGAATATCATATCATTCATCAAGGCAGGCAGGCTGCTGGGACGTTTTTTCGTGTCGAAAACATCCCCGCACGAGCGTGAACAGCTCAAACTGCGCCTCCGGGAGCTGGAACACGAGGACAAAGTCCGCATCGTCGGGAAAATCCTCAATGCCGAAGAGCTGGAAAGCCGCCGGGTGATTCGCGCCGAATGCGACGTAGAGCGGGCATGGGAACAGGTTCAGCGCCGGATGGAGGAGCGCAAGGGACAGCGCCGGCTGAAGCGTTATTCGCTGATGCTGCAAAGCGCCGTGAGCCTTGCGGCAGCCGTACTGATCGCCTGCGGCGTCATCTACTACACGCACGTCGGACGCCAGAAGCGGGTGATGGCGCAGATCGCGCAGATCAAGCCCGAAGGACAGCATGCGGTACTTTATCTTGCGGACGGCGCGAGCGTCGACCTCGGGCTGCGGGATTCGATAGCGGTCCGGACCGAGACGGGCGTCGAGGTGGAGATGACCGGAGAGAACAGCCTCGCCTACAAACCCCGGAAAACACAGTCCCAAAAGCAGGAGGAGGTTCCCGAAGAGTACAACACGCTGGTCACGCCCCGCGGCAGCGAATACAGCCTCACGCTGGCCGACGGCACGCAGGTGTGGCTGAACGCCGCATCGCGCCTGCGTTTCTTCACCTCGGACCGGGGCCGGGAGCGCCGCGTATGGCTCGAAGGCGAAGCCTATTTCGAGGTGGCGCACGACGCCCGGCGGCCGTTCATCGTCGAATCGGGCGGCCAGAGCATCCGGGTGTTGGGAACACGCTTCAATATCAACTCCTACGAGGGCGACCGCGCCATATACACCACGCTGGTGGAGGGTTCGGTGGCCATAGCCCCGCTCACGGGCGGCGACGCCGTGACGCTCGAACCCGGCCAGCAGGCCGAATACAGCCGACGAAACGGCGGCGCGATCGCCGTGAAGGCGGTCGACACGTCGCTGGCGACGGCTTGGATGAACGGGACCTTCATCTTCGCGCACGCCTCCGTGACCGAGATCATGGAGAACCTTTCGCGCTGGTACAGCTTCGAATTCGAGGTTTCGCCCCTGCTCGACGGACTCCGCTTCAGCGGACAGTTCCCGCGGTGCGAAAACCTCGACAAGATACTCTCGATCATCGCATCGACCGGAACGGGCATGCAGATAGACTACGACGGAACGAAGATCACGCTGAGATAA
- a CDS encoding TonB-dependent receptor plug domain-containing protein, with product MTKPLQTKERRLPGGISAVRLLRPLAFPAVVSVMLSMSPSPVFGQGNTPGHEEFVRDNCRTGSATAAEAGYSGEELRRLHPTDLLRALQLIDPSICGTDPDERYGSDPNAVPAAMSLQGVRSLIWGMSDADARPLVIVDGHSESFDRLKDFDMQRIASVALLKNATATALYGVRAGQGVIVITTKVPETHPLRLTYNFDGTFQRAGMRAFDMMDAGQKLDWEKRMGAYEGNDALYQQRMADVKANGSTDWLDMPLRTSFSHRHRVSVYGGDSSLRYRGVLYMNPVKGVMKGSKRTMYGASAFIGYTTRKLEISNELGVDMTDASESTYGPMSAWAQMNPYYAPADERGVPYDILGEGTFSEQGSPLYETSLNSFAENKIARVNNNLTLRWKIDEHFSVAGQFNLTHDYDKRSEFTSPQSLVYKDYGIDEIDQKGSYRILRNRLESYQEKVWADYRLERERHTLRATLGMEVYSATMTDDAFRGVGMSSDHMDYISFAQRYAAERPEGTKTYERVLSGYGMVSWSLDQTLFVDLAGRVDKSSMLAPEKRTAGSYSLTAAYDLKKALLPNSGLIGRLMLTAGYGSTAGYQFDYGFVNPIYAYDIDNPYLNGMGENKSGIDYSKGLVSFYNMNVYNPALKWKTTRNVNVGVGGRISTVDIAVKYYNSLSKDLLTLEEQNVAFGSGFRYANSGAIRNSGLEFSVAAGILRDRSGLDLTLFAKGVVNRSKITELPDYSATTFNSTMFEYGYHYGMAEGDAADGIYALRSAGIDPATGKEQFYLRDGSKSFTPTAEDMEYQGSMTPKLRGTFGLTAAYRNFDFAAVFSYSLGGKFYDLYTQQAVDLAGYGNNVPAAAEGKWNASNTDAVYQGLDNSGGYASTRFVSKRNTLSLSSLRIGYAFPKKIASAMRMQGLKVSLTCDDLWYTSSVKSPRSLYYPYASSFILSLQATF from the coding sequence ATGACGAAACCTTTACAAACAAAAGAACGGAGACTTCCGGGAGGGATTTCCGCGGTACGCCTGCTGCGGCCGCTGGCATTCCCGGCAGTCGTTTCGGTCATGTTATCCATGAGCCCCTCGCCGGTGTTTGGACAAGGTAACACCCCCGGACACGAAGAGTTTGTCCGCGACAACTGCCGCACGGGTTCCGCAACGGCAGCCGAAGCCGGCTATTCGGGCGAAGAGCTGCGCAGGCTCCACCCCACCGACCTCCTGAGGGCCCTGCAACTGATCGACCCGTCGATCTGCGGCACCGACCCCGATGAACGATACGGTTCCGATCCCAATGCGGTCCCCGCCGCGATGAGCCTTCAGGGCGTAAGGTCGCTGATCTGGGGGATGAGCGACGCCGACGCACGGCCGCTGGTGATCGTCGACGGCCACAGCGAGTCGTTCGACCGGCTGAAGGATTTCGACATGCAGCGCATAGCGAGCGTCGCACTGCTCAAGAACGCCACGGCGACGGCCCTCTACGGCGTGAGGGCCGGGCAGGGTGTAATCGTCATCACGACGAAAGTCCCGGAGACCCATCCCCTGCGGCTGACCTATAATTTCGACGGCACGTTCCAGCGCGCCGGCATGCGGGCGTTCGATATGATGGACGCCGGGCAGAAGCTCGACTGGGAGAAGCGCATGGGCGCCTACGAGGGCAACGACGCGCTCTATCAGCAGCGCATGGCGGACGTGAAGGCCAACGGCTCGACCGACTGGCTCGACATGCCCCTCCGGACCTCGTTCTCGCACCGTCACCGCGTCTCGGTCTACGGCGGCGACAGCAGCCTGCGCTACCGCGGAGTGCTCTACATGAACCCCGTGAAGGGCGTGATGAAGGGTTCGAAGCGCACGATGTACGGCGCATCGGCCTTCATCGGCTACACGACGCGCAAACTGGAGATTTCGAACGAACTGGGCGTGGACATGACCGACGCTTCGGAGTCGACCTACGGCCCGATGAGCGCTTGGGCGCAGATGAATCCCTACTATGCGCCGGCCGACGAGCGCGGCGTGCCCTACGACATTCTGGGCGAAGGGACCTTCAGCGAGCAGGGGTCGCCGCTCTACGAAACCTCGCTCAACAGCTTCGCCGAGAACAAGATCGCACGGGTGAACAACAACCTCACCCTGCGCTGGAAAATCGACGAGCATTTCAGCGTGGCAGGCCAGTTCAACCTCACGCACGACTACGACAAGCGTTCGGAGTTCACCTCCCCGCAGTCGCTCGTCTACAAGGATTACGGCATCGACGAGATCGACCAGAAGGGCAGTTACCGCATCCTCCGCAACCGGCTGGAAAGCTATCAGGAGAAGGTGTGGGCCGACTACCGCCTCGAACGCGAGCGCCACACCCTGCGCGCCACGCTCGGCATGGAGGTCTACTCGGCGACGATGACCGACGACGCATTCCGCGGCGTGGGCATGTCGAGCGACCACATGGACTACATCTCCTTCGCACAGCGCTACGCGGCGGAGCGTCCCGAGGGCACCAAGACCTACGAGCGTGTGCTGAGCGGCTACGGCATGGTGTCGTGGAGCCTTGACCAAACGCTGTTCGTCGACCTCGCGGGCCGCGTGGACAAATCCTCGATGCTCGCCCCCGAAAAGCGCACGGCGGGTTCCTACTCCCTGACGGCGGCTTACGACCTGAAAAAAGCCCTGCTGCCCAATTCGGGGCTTATCGGACGGCTGATGCTGACGGCCGGGTACGGCAGCACGGCGGGTTACCAGTTCGACTACGGATTCGTCAACCCGATCTACGCCTACGACATCGACAACCCCTACCTCAACGGCATGGGTGAGAACAAAAGCGGGATCGATTACAGCAAGGGCCTCGTGTCGTTCTACAACATGAACGTCTACAACCCGGCCCTGAAATGGAAGACGACGCGCAACGTGAACGTCGGCGTCGGCGGCCGCATCAGCACGGTAGACATCGCCGTGAAATACTACAATTCGCTGTCGAAAGACCTGCTGACGCTCGAAGAGCAGAACGTCGCCTTCGGTTCGGGATTCCGCTATGCCAACAGCGGCGCGATCCGCAACTCGGGGCTGGAATTCTCGGTGGCGGCAGGCATCCTGCGCGACCGCAGCGGCCTCGACCTGACGCTCTTCGCAAAAGGCGTCGTCAACCGGAGCAAGATCACCGAACTGCCCGACTATTCGGCAACGACGTTCAATTCCACGATGTTCGAATACGGATACCATTACGGCATGGCCGAGGGCGATGCCGCCGACGGCATCTACGCCCTGCGCTCGGCAGGGATCGACCCGGCGACCGGGAAAGAGCAGTTCTACCTGCGCGACGGTTCGAAATCGTTCACCCCGACCGCCGAGGACATGGAGTATCAGGGCAGCATGACCCCGAAGCTGCGCGGCACGTTCGGCCTGACGGCCGCGTACCGCAACTTCGACTTCGCGGCGGTATTCTCCTACTCGCTGGGCGGCAAGTTCTATGACCTCTACACCCAGCAGGCGGTGGATCTGGCCGGATACGGGAACAACGTCCCGGCAGCAGCCGAAGGTAAATGGAATGCGTCGAACACGGACGCGGTTTACCAAGGTCTCGACAATTCGGGCGGATATGCCTCGACGCGGTTCGTGTCGAAGCGCAACACCCTCTCGCTCTCGTCGCTGCGCATCGGGTATGCATTCCCCAAAAAGATCGCTTCGGCGATGCGCATGCAGGGGCTGAAGGTGAGCCTCACCTGCGACGACCTCTGGTACACGTCGTCGGTCAAGAGCCCCCGCAGCCTCTACTATCCCTATGCATCAAGCTTCATCCTCTCGCTTCAGGCAACCTTTTAA
- a CDS encoding RagB/SusD family nutrient uptake outer membrane protein: protein MKKIIYTALLLLVTVSCDKWFEAEPQGGGESGAKVFDNEASFRDYMNGIYTGLRSTELYGSNLTLGGVEFLAQSFDPYAGAEAWAKMDFGSEMGQHVSREAYTKLYAAIYQCNDILRLFAEKKDVDFIAGSREMMVAEARGLRAFLHFELLKLYSPAYTVDSGASNILWMESTQAKGVQMTTAQLTDKVISELSAAAAELAKYDPIVTGVGYDELSLLGTAPIDRVWKLNYYGCLAAEARALMSRGTAEDFGKAYGLLTEIIGEGGYAFVRTVSGTDYEFSAEFIFALPSPEKGFCALSEELFAPAPDGRGMTLSAQLPIDGLHADDRRRNWFDADNTMRTKFAPTSKIDKWKTTPAIPVIKIGEVYLMAAEAAAKSNQLPAGIGQFNDFMTQRNSESMKLPNTATQAQLMDAVDKQYRYEFMGEGVRYHFCKRLNQTVTAYDGSQITDVGKKAFPIVK, encoded by the coding sequence ATGAAAAAAATAATATACACCGCACTCCTGCTCCTCGTTACCGTGTCGTGCGACAAGTGGTTCGAGGCAGAACCCCAAGGAGGAGGAGAGTCCGGGGCCAAGGTCTTCGACAACGAAGCCTCCTTCCGCGACTACATGAACGGCATCTATACCGGGCTTCGCTCCACGGAACTCTACGGCTCGAACCTCACGCTGGGCGGCGTGGAATTCCTCGCCCAGAGCTTCGATCCCTATGCCGGGGCCGAGGCATGGGCCAAGATGGATTTCGGCAGTGAAATGGGACAGCATGTCTCCCGGGAGGCATACACCAAGCTCTATGCCGCCATCTACCAGTGCAACGACATCCTCAGGCTCTTCGCTGAAAAGAAGGATGTGGATTTCATCGCCGGATCGCGCGAAATGATGGTCGCCGAAGCCCGGGGCCTGCGGGCGTTCCTGCACTTCGAGCTCCTGAAGCTCTACAGCCCCGCCTACACGGTGGACAGCGGCGCGTCGAACATCCTCTGGATGGAGAGCACGCAGGCCAAAGGCGTACAGATGACCACGGCGCAGTTGACCGACAAGGTTATCTCGGAACTGAGCGCCGCAGCCGCGGAGCTCGCCAAATACGACCCCATCGTCACCGGCGTGGGATACGACGAGCTGTCGCTGCTCGGAACCGCGCCCATCGACCGCGTCTGGAAGCTCAACTACTACGGCTGTCTGGCCGCCGAAGCCCGTGCGCTGATGAGCCGCGGAACGGCCGAGGATTTCGGTAAGGCATACGGACTGCTGACGGAGATTATCGGCGAAGGCGGGTACGCTTTCGTGCGGACCGTCTCGGGAACCGACTACGAGTTCTCGGCGGAGTTCATCTTCGCGCTGCCCTCCCCCGAAAAGGGATTCTGCGCCCTCTCGGAAGAGCTCTTCGCGCCCGCGCCCGACGGCAGGGGCATGACTCTCTCGGCACAACTCCCCATCGACGGTCTGCATGCCGACGACCGTCGCCGCAACTGGTTCGACGCGGACAACACGATGCGCACGAAGTTCGCCCCGACGAGCAAGATCGACAAGTGGAAGACCACACCGGCTATCCCGGTGATCAAGATCGGCGAGGTATACCTCATGGCCGCGGAGGCCGCCGCCAAGTCGAACCAGCTCCCGGCGGGTATCGGGCAGTTCAACGACTTCATGACCCAGCGCAACAGCGAATCGATGAAGCTGCCCAACACGGCCACGCAGGCGCAACTGATGGATGCCGTCGACAAGCAGTACCGGTACGAATTCATGGGAGAAGGCGTGCGCTACCACTTCTGCAAGCGCCTCAACCAGACCGTTACGGCCTACGACGGCTCGCAGATAACCGATGTCGGCAAAAAGGCATTCCCCATTGTAAAATAA
- a CDS encoding SusC/RagA family TonB-linked outer membrane protein, which produces MNNITKYTAPAPRSARPFRLLRMCLLLALLTCIPAGVLRAQEAKVTFQLREKPLSALLAEIQKQTGYKIFYSDNNVDVSRKVNVSARLVPVNKVLESILPKLGLTYQFINNTIVLSQDPKAAATQGTSVMAKAVPVRTVSGVVKDEAGKPMVGVSVISVKDKQRGTSTAADGTFSFRVPADETQLTFSMIGMKTQTLPVGSGTLNVTMKSDVIESEALVITGFVPKAKNSFTGTATQVKGADLVKVNPTNVLQALQVYDPSFVISDITGEFGSNPNHIPDRIEIRGANSMPDISENTLQTYTSLPIFILDGFQVEVEKVYNLDINRVENVTILKDAAASSIYGSRAANGVVVITTKMPKKGSIQISYTLNTSIQTPDLSSYNLMNSKELVQYYEKMDIFSKGATTAGVDPERRNLLTMLRMEAANGVDTYWLAQPLRTAFMHNHSLFLEGGTDVGRPGTDRTLRYQINLNGNFSDGVMLGSLRNTYGGGAKLIYDTRKLQLTSDLQVGFTDTKDSPYGDFSTYTQLLPVFRIKDSNGEYFPTLSANNIPLYENYPWTSIGSSVLGTQINPLYEANNLNNFSRGNNLSLTYQLGANWEIVKDLRLRGEFSYNRQEKISEKYVSPFSSAITDGLENNSIEQLYRRGSYNKSNATQTSYYGKVNLSYLKSFGRHTVQAVLGGEIKEDNAESDSYSVTGFLNDSQTYPSDGAQYPLSGRPSGSSSIVRMAGAFATVNYSFDNRYMIDGSYRVDGSSNFASKQRVSSFWAVGVRWNVMNEKFMNRRIFDSFALKANIGTTGNSNFALSQILNMYKYLTMYDGITGAELMSLANPDLKWQTTLKRNIGLELGFLQNRINLEFNYYSNTTDNNITRVDILPSTGFSSYTANQGDVSNKGFDFNLSVTPVRTKNWQFNFFVNGQHNRNKLTNLSEALKDYNKQIMEGQTTTDKTKIENVFLFEEGKSLTAIYAVPSAGIDPGTGQEIFITRDGKRTFTWNSADQVVVGDTEPDLRGYFGVNLSYKRWSLNTSFEYSFGGELNNETLRDRIENTSMNNSANRVAYNMDRRALYDRWSEPGQSAKYRGINVSGKTYASSRFVQKNNYLRMNSIRIMYNLNNPDRRLLGMSMLRIAISANDLFYSSTIRQERGLSYPYARTFTLSLQANF; this is translated from the coding sequence ATGAACAACATCACAAAATATACCGCCCCGGCACCGCGCAGCGCACGGCCTTTCAGGTTGCTGCGGATGTGCCTGCTGCTGGCCCTCCTGACTTGTATCCCCGCCGGCGTACTCCGTGCGCAGGAGGCCAAAGTCACGTTCCAACTCCGGGAAAAGCCGCTCTCGGCCCTGCTGGCCGAAATCCAGAAGCAGACCGGATACAAAATATTCTACAGCGACAACAACGTCGACGTTTCCCGCAAGGTGAACGTTTCGGCACGGCTGGTGCCCGTCAACAAGGTGCTCGAAAGCATCCTGCCCAAGCTGGGCCTCACCTACCAGTTCATCAACAACACCATCGTGCTGTCGCAGGACCCCAAGGCCGCAGCGACGCAGGGGACCTCGGTAATGGCCAAAGCCGTTCCGGTGCGCACGGTATCGGGCGTGGTCAAAGACGAGGCCGGAAAGCCGATGGTCGGCGTCTCGGTCATCTCGGTCAAGGACAAGCAGCGCGGAACCTCGACGGCCGCCGACGGAACGTTCTCGTTCCGCGTCCCGGCCGATGAGACGCAGCTCACCTTCTCGATGATCGGTATGAAGACCCAGACGCTGCCCGTCGGCAGCGGGACGCTCAACGTCACGATGAAATCCGACGTCATCGAATCCGAAGCGCTCGTGATCACGGGTTTCGTGCCCAAGGCCAAGAACAGTTTCACGGGTACGGCGACGCAGGTGAAGGGTGCCGATCTGGTGAAGGTCAACCCGACCAACGTGCTGCAGGCGCTGCAGGTGTACGACCCGTCGTTCGTGATCTCGGACATCACCGGCGAATTCGGATCGAACCCCAACCACATTCCCGACCGCATCGAAATCCGCGGCGCGAACAGCATGCCCGACATCTCGGAGAACACGCTCCAGACCTACACCTCGCTGCCGATCTTCATCCTCGACGGATTCCAAGTGGAGGTGGAGAAGGTCTACAACCTCGATATCAACCGCGTCGAAAACGTCACCATCCTCAAGGATGCCGCGGCTTCGTCGATCTACGGTTCGCGCGCCGCCAACGGCGTGGTGGTCATCACGACCAAGATGCCCAAGAAAGGCAGCATACAGATCTCTTACACGCTCAACACCAGTATCCAGACCCCCGACCTCTCGTCGTACAACCTGATGAACTCGAAAGAACTGGTGCAGTACTACGAAAAGATGGATATTTTTTCGAAAGGAGCGACCACGGCCGGTGTGGACCCCGAGCGGCGTAACCTGCTGACCATGCTCAGGATGGAGGCCGCCAACGGCGTAGACACCTATTGGCTGGCACAACCGCTGCGTACCGCGTTCATGCACAACCACTCGCTCTTCCTCGAAGGCGGAACGGACGTCGGCAGGCCGGGTACGGACCGCACGCTGCGCTATCAGATCAACCTCAACGGCAACTTCTCGGACGGCGTGATGCTCGGATCGCTGCGCAACACCTACGGCGGCGGCGCGAAGCTGATCTACGACACCCGCAAACTACAGTTGACCAGCGACCTGCAGGTGGGATTCACCGACACGAAGGATTCGCCCTACGGCGACTTCTCGACCTACACCCAACTGCTCCCGGTGTTCCGCATCAAGGACAGCAACGGGGAGTATTTCCCGACCCTCTCGGCGAACAACATCCCGCTCTACGAGAACTATCCTTGGACCAGCATCGGATCGTCGGTGCTCGGCACCCAGATCAACCCGCTCTACGAGGCGAACAACCTGAACAACTTCTCGCGCGGCAACAACCTCAGCCTGACCTATCAACTGGGCGCCAACTGGGAGATCGTCAAAGACCTGCGCCTGCGGGGAGAGTTCAGCTACAACCGGCAGGAGAAGATCAGCGAAAAGTACGTTTCGCCGTTCAGTTCGGCCATCACCGACGGACTCGAAAACAACTCCATCGAGCAGCTCTACCGCCGCGGAAGCTATAACAAGAGCAACGCCACGCAGACAAGTTACTATGGCAAGGTGAACCTCTCCTACCTGAAGAGTTTCGGCCGCCACACCGTGCAGGCCGTGCTGGGCGGTGAGATCAAGGAGGACAACGCCGAAAGCGACAGCTATTCGGTGACGGGATTCCTCAACGACTCGCAGACCTACCCCTCCGACGGTGCGCAGTACCCGCTTTCGGGACGCCCCTCCGGTTCAAGCAGCATCGTCCGCATGGCGGGCGCCTTCGCGACGGTCAACTACTCGTTCGACAACCGCTACATGATCGACGGAAGCTACCGCGTGGACGGCTCGTCGAACTTCGCCAGCAAGCAGCGCGTATCGTCGTTCTGGGCCGTGGGCGTGCGGTGGAACGTGATGAACGAGAAGTTCATGAACCGCAGAATCTTCGACAGCTTCGCCCTGAAAGCCAACATCGGCACCACCGGTAACTCGAACTTCGCGCTGAGCCAGATCCTCAACATGTACAAGTACCTGACGATGTACGACGGAATCACGGGCGCGGAGCTCATGTCGCTGGCCAACCCCGACCTCAAATGGCAGACGACGCTCAAACGCAATATCGGCCTCGAGCTGGGATTCCTCCAGAACCGCATCAACTTGGAGTTCAACTACTACTCGAACACCACGGACAACAACATCACCCGGGTGGATATCCTGCCCTCGACGGGATTCTCGTCCTACACGGCCAACCAAGGCGACGTCAGCAACAAGGGTTTCGACTTCAACCTCTCGGTAACGCCCGTCCGCACCAAGAACTGGCAGTTCAACTTCTTCGTGAACGGACAGCACAACCGCAACAAGCTGACCAACCTCTCGGAGGCCCTCAAGGACTACAACAAGCAGATCATGGAAGGGCAGACGACGACCGACAAGACCAAGATCGAAAACGTCTTCCTGTTCGAAGAAGGCAAGTCGCTCACGGCGATCTACGCCGTGCCGTCGGCCGGCATCGACCCCGGAACGGGACAGGAGATATTCATCACCAGAGACGGCAAGCGCACCTTCACATGGAATTCGGCGGACCAAGTGGTCGTAGGCGACACGGAGCCCGATCTCCGGGGTTACTTCGGCGTGAACCTCAGCTACAAGCGCTGGTCGCTAAACACCAGCTTCGAGTATTCGTTCGGCGGCGAGCTGAACAATGAAACGCTCAGGGACCGCATCGAGAATACCTCGATGAACAACTCGGCCAACCGGGTGGCCTACAACATGGACCGCCGGGCCCTCTACGACCGCTGGTCGGAGCCGGGGCAGAGCGCCAAGTACCGCGGCATCAACGTCTCGGGAAAGACCTATGCCAGCTCGCGTTTCGTGCAGAAGAACAACTACCTGCGGATGAACTCGATACGCATCATGTACAACCTCAACAATCCCGACAGGCGGCTGCTGGGCATGTCGATGCTCCGCATCGCAATCTCGGCCAACGATCTGTTCTACTCCTCCACCATCCGGCAGGAGCGCGGACTCTCGTACCCCTATGCCCGCACGTTCACACTCAGTCTTCAGGCTAACTTCTAA
- a CDS encoding RagB/SusD family nutrient uptake outer membrane protein, whose product MKIRYIATLLLLAVGTVSCKNWLDVYPRSEITSNKVFENEDGFYSALAGLYIKMADDKLYGFDLTCGYLDMMGGAVYMGSGNMVTYHANNFYNDPTYASAVEALQFPAFNYTRGGIRTTATDTTLETIWTKMYNTITNANLLLQELNTTDVTFETGVKELLTGEALAVRAYLHLDLVRLFQPPYLSEQGKTAKRIPYMESLDALKFVPSSTTDEILDKVDADLAYAAEIMKDNDPISSNKSYHTLMFTTNRQYKLNYYAVKLLQARSFLYRGKDKAAYDAAMEVINNASGAGVHFITEAERTKFDSYGTPVDRSCPMENLFAVLTDDLDENMRDALSTTGKRLKMFGRFMSNKWLSATSGLVPAAFFSAASDIRINLWKKSSYPSGMIGKYIRESSTDEDVALYPKQAVTLLKLGEAYLIAAEAAIEAVSPSEGLSILQQLQTARQGGVYNQTDGLKEEILLEYRRETLGDGQLFYAYKRRNEERLHTLFQVPELTYYFTMNDNRYTPDIPDKEFNAGRTY is encoded by the coding sequence ATGAAAATAAGATATATCGCAACCCTGCTGCTGTTGGCCGTCGGCACCGTATCGTGCAAAAACTGGCTCGACGTATATCCCCGCTCGGAGATCACCTCGAACAAGGTCTTCGAGAACGAAGACGGCTTCTACTCCGCGCTCGCGGGCCTTTACATCAAGATGGCCGACGACAAACTCTACGGATTCGACCTCACATGCGGATACCTCGATATGATGGGAGGAGCCGTGTACATGGGCAGCGGCAACATGGTAACCTACCATGCCAACAACTTCTACAACGACCCGACCTACGCTTCCGCAGTGGAGGCGCTGCAATTCCCCGCATTCAACTACACGCGCGGAGGAATACGCACCACAGCCACCGACACCACGCTGGAGACGATCTGGACGAAGATGTACAACACCATCACCAACGCCAACCTGCTGCTCCAAGAACTCAATACGACCGATGTAACGTTTGAAACGGGTGTCAAAGAGCTGCTGACGGGCGAGGCGCTGGCCGTGAGAGCCTATCTGCACCTCGACCTCGTGCGCCTCTTCCAGCCGCCCTACCTCTCGGAGCAGGGCAAGACGGCCAAACGCATCCCCTACATGGAGTCGCTCGACGCGCTGAAGTTCGTTCCCTCGTCGACAACCGACGAGATACTGGACAAGGTGGACGCCGACTTGGCCTACGCCGCGGAGATCATGAAGGACAACGACCCCATCAGTTCGAACAAGAGCTACCACACACTGATGTTCACCACCAACCGCCAGTACAAGTTGAACTACTACGCCGTGAAACTGCTTCAGGCGCGGTCGTTTCTCTACCGCGGCAAGGACAAGGCAGCGTATGACGCCGCTATGGAAGTCATCAACAATGCCTCGGGAGCCGGAGTTCATTTCATCACCGAAGCCGAACGAACCAAGTTCGACAGTTACGGAACCCCCGTGGACCGCAGCTGCCCGATGGAAAATCTCTTTGCCGTGCTGACGGACGATCTGGACGAAAACATGCGTGATGCCCTCAGCACGACCGGCAAAAGGCTCAAAATGTTCGGCCGCTTCATGTCGAACAAATGGCTGAGTGCAACTTCCGGACTGGTGCCCGCAGCTTTCTTTTCGGCAGCGAGCGATATCCGCATCAATCTCTGGAAGAAAAGCAGCTACCCATCGGGAATGATCGGAAAATATATCCGCGAGTCGAGTACGGACGAAGACGTAGCGCTCTACCCGAAGCAGGCGGTGACGCTGCTCAAACTGGGTGAGGCCTATCTGATCGCCGCCGAAGCGGCCATCGAGGCTGTCAGTCCGAGCGAAGGCCTGAGCATCCTCCAGCAGCTCCAGACTGCACGGCAGGGCGGCGTATACAACCAGACCGACGGTCTGAAAGAGGAAATCCTGTTGGAATACCGCCGCGAGACGCTCGGCGACGGACAGCTCTTCTACGCCTACAAGCGGCGCAACGAGGAGCGGCTGCACACGCTGTTCCAAGTCCCGGAACTGACCTATTACTTTACGATGAACGACAACAGATATACGCCCGATATTCCCGACAAGGAGTTCAACGCGGGCCGAACCTATTAA